From the Acidilutibacter cellobiosedens genome, one window contains:
- a CDS encoding D-isomer specific 2-hydroxyacid dehydrogenase family protein: MAVKIAIVNSSSFGRIFPEHMERLKKLGEVDRFDLSKDMGGKELAQKLMGYSIIIASVTPLYNKEFFDYKDKTLLIARHGIGYNNIDIEAATKKGTFVTKVDAVVERESVAENAVALLMTVIRQTALASEKAKEGKWAERAKFMGYEIKDKTVGVIGFGNIGSRVGEILKNGFNAKLIAYDPYLTREEIEKRGAQSVSLEELLKNSDIISLNALLNENSYHMMSEKSFALMKKGVFIVNAARGGLIDEKSLIKALDEGIIGGLGLDVVEGEPIDETHPLFAYKNVVITPHTSAYTYECLKGMGDKVVDDAEKIAKNENPNNVVNKELLK; the protein is encoded by the coding sequence ATGGCTGTAAAAATTGCAATCGTTAACTCAAGCAGCTTTGGGAGGATTTTTCCGGAGCATATGGAAAGATTAAAAAAATTAGGAGAGGTAGACAGATTTGATCTTTCCAAAGATATGGGAGGAAAGGAATTAGCTCAGAAACTTATGGGTTATTCAATTATAATAGCAAGTGTTACGCCTTTATATAATAAAGAATTCTTTGATTATAAGGATAAAACTCTTTTGATTGCCCGTCACGGTATTGGATATAACAACATAGATATAGAAGCCGCCACTAAAAAAGGTACATTTGTTACAAAAGTGGATGCTGTTGTGGAAAGAGAATCGGTAGCAGAGAACGCTGTTGCTTTATTGATGACCGTTATAAGGCAGACAGCCCTTGCTTCAGAAAAGGCAAAAGAGGGGAAATGGGCTGAAAGAGCAAAATTTATGGGTTATGAAATAAAAGATAAAACAGTTGGAGTTATAGGTTTCGGAAATATCGGAAGCAGAGTAGGAGAAATATTAAAGAACGGGTTTAACGCAAAATTAATAGCTTATGATCCATATCTTACTCGGGAGGAAATAGAAAAAAGAGGGGCTCAATCGGTATCCTTAGAAGAACTTCTTAAGAACTCAGACATAATTTCCTTAAATGCTCTTTTAAATGAAAATAGTTACCATATGATGTCCGAAAAGAGTTTTGCTTTGATGAAAAAAGGCGTATTTATCGTAAATGCAGCAAGAGGAGGACTTATAGACGAAAAGAGCTTGATAAAAGCATTAGATGAAGGAATAATAGGCGGCTTAGGGTTAGACGTAGTTGAAGGAGAACCTATAGATGAAACTCATCCGTTATTTGCTTATAAAAATGTGGTGATAACTCCTCATACATCAGCTTATACTTATGAATGTTTAAAAGGCATGGGGGATAAGGTTGTAGATGATGCAGAGAAAATTGCAAAGAACGAGAATCCTAATAACGTTGTTAATAAAGAATTATTAAAATAG
- a CDS encoding PTS sugar transporter subunit IIA, producing MKKKFVLIITHGNFGIELLKSAEMIMGDQEDAAALGLRLGESVDDLRNKVEEIIVENQKADKDIIILVDILGGSPSNVSLYMLKKYGNIELITGVNMLMLIEIFQSRESEELDKLIEKAIDSTVNGIKRYNLKGKDSDC from the coding sequence ATGAAAAAGAAATTTGTTTTAATCATAACTCATGGTAATTTTGGTATAGAATTATTGAAAAGTGCCGAAATGATTATGGGCGATCAAGAAGATGCTGCTGCTTTGGGGTTAAGATTAGGAGAGAGTGTAGATGATTTGCGCAACAAAGTGGAAGAGATTATTGTTGAAAATCAAAAGGCGGATAAGGATATTATAATTCTTGTAGATATTTTAGGCGGCAGCCCGTCAAATGTATCGTTGTATATGTTAAAAAAATATGGTAACATTGAATTAATAACAGGTGTTAATATGCTTATGCTTATAGAAATATTTCAATCAAGAGAGTCTGAAGAATTGGATAAATTAATAGAAAAAGCTATAGATTCGACTGTAAACGGAATTAAAAGATATAATTTAAAAGGAAAGGACAGTGATTGTTAA
- a CDS encoding ABC transporter substrate-binding protein, whose protein sequence is MFRKSKFIYLLLVFTIILSFSLSGCKKDELKTVKLIEVTHSLFYTPQYIAITENFFQEEGLKIELINGKGADKCMTALLSGEADIAFMGPEASIYVYNQSKTNKAINFAQLTQKDGSFLVGREKDDNFSFEKLKGKSLIGGRKGGMPEMVLEYVLKQNGLTPGTDMEVRTDIQFDVMGGAFIAGEGDYVTLFEPVAASLEKEGKGYVVASIGKEAGYIPYTCYSTTKKYMDENSEIVQKFTNAIYKGMVWVQNHSAEEIADSLKSQFPETERDILITLINRYKDQDTWKPDLVLTEEGLNKLMDIMELAGELDERPPYNEIVNTNFAKEAMENIKK, encoded by the coding sequence ATGTTTAGAAAATCAAAATTCATTTATCTTCTATTAGTATTTACAATAATATTAAGTTTTAGTTTAAGCGGATGTAAAAAAGATGAACTAAAAACTGTAAAATTAATAGAAGTTACTCATTCTCTATTTTATACTCCTCAATATATAGCAATAACGGAAAATTTCTTTCAGGAAGAAGGTTTAAAAATTGAGCTTATCAACGGAAAAGGCGCGGATAAATGTATGACTGCCCTTCTCAGCGGAGAAGCCGATATTGCTTTTATGGGGCCGGAAGCTTCAATATATGTCTATAACCAAAGCAAAACTAATAAAGCGATAAATTTTGCTCAGTTAACTCAAAAAGATGGCTCTTTTCTTGTAGGACGAGAAAAAGATGACAATTTTTCCTTTGAAAAATTAAAAGGAAAGTCCCTTATTGGTGGAAGAAAAGGCGGAATGCCTGAAATGGTATTGGAGTACGTATTAAAACAAAACGGTTTAACTCCCGGAACAGATATGGAAGTACGCACAGATATACAATTTGATGTTATGGGAGGAGCCTTTATAGCGGGAGAAGGAGATTACGTTACTTTATTTGAACCTGTGGCTGCCTCCTTAGAAAAAGAAGGAAAGGGATATGTAGTTGCATCTATCGGAAAGGAAGCAGGATATATTCCATATACGTGCTATTCCACCACAAAAAAATATATGGATGAAAATTCTGAAATAGTACAAAAATTTACAAATGCTATATACAAAGGAATGGTATGGGTACAAAACCATTCGGCAGAGGAGATAGCGGATTCATTAAAATCACAATTCCCGGAAACAGAAAGGGATATACTTATTACTTTAATAAATAGATATAAAGATCAGGATACCTGGAAACCTGATTTAGTTTTAACCGAAGAAGGCCTTAACAAACTGATGGATATAATGGAATTGGCGGGCGAATTAGATGAAAGACCTCCTTATAACGAGATAGTAAATACCAATTTTGCAAAAGAGGCCATGGAAAATATTAAAAAATGA
- a CDS encoding PTS system mannose/fructose/N-acetylgalactosamine-transporter subunit IIB, producing the protein MGQIVLARVDDRLIHGQVMTKWSKGMNTNALFVVDDATAKDPFMKDIYTMSTSNTGMTIKVLSIDEAVDYWNKSNFEDYKAILLFKSIAGAKEAIDKGLPVKRLNLGGIAKTKDSKFVIPNIAVRHEDMDTLKEVESKGIEVFFQVVPDTKSVSLKDAIKSF; encoded by the coding sequence ATGGGGCAAATAGTATTGGCAAGGGTAGACGATAGGCTTATTCATGGTCAGGTAATGACAAAATGGTCTAAGGGGATGAATACTAATGCTTTATTTGTTGTTGATGATGCAACTGCTAAAGACCCATTTATGAAGGATATATATACGATGTCAACATCAAATACGGGTATGACAATTAAAGTTTTAAGTATCGATGAAGCAGTGGACTACTGGAATAAAAGTAACTTTGAAGATTATAAGGCAATACTGTTATTTAAGTCGATTGCCGGGGCTAAAGAAGCCATAGACAAAGGACTCCCTGTAAAAAGATTAAATCTTGGGGGCATAGCTAAGACTAAAGATTCTAAGTTTGTGATTCCCAATATAGCAGTGAGACATGAAGATATGGATACTTTAAAGGAAGTTGAAAGCAAAGGCATAGAAGTATTTTTCCAAGTTGTGCCGGATACTAAGTCAGTCAGTTTAAAAGATGCAATTAAATCATTTTAA
- a CDS encoding MurR/RpiR family transcriptional regulator, translated as MNSTPKAFLQIKSQYSNFNPTEKKIADYILNNPQELIYSTISQIGDKLKLADSTIFRFCKKIDFKGFHDLKISLATDVVKETKNYGTTQILDNDDEAIIINKVFEATISVLNDSLQSIDPKLIEQAVNILLNANQIVCYGNGGSGVAAMDAHHKLLRIGMNVSSYTDYHMQLMSAAQLTENDAVIAISHSGSNINIMNALDVAKKNGTKTIGITSFSKSPISKKVDVPLNVVSHETEYQFEAFASMVAHLTIINVLYINLILKRKELSNIALQKMRNAISYTKI; from the coding sequence ATGAATTCTACGCCAAAGGCATTTCTTCAAATTAAATCGCAATATAGTAATTTTAATCCTACAGAGAAAAAAATTGCAGATTATATTCTTAATAATCCTCAAGAGTTGATTTACTCAACTATAAGCCAAATAGGAGATAAACTCAAATTAGCGGATTCGACCATATTTCGTTTTTGTAAAAAAATTGATTTTAAGGGATTTCATGATCTTAAAATATCATTAGCTACAGACGTGGTTAAGGAAACAAAAAATTACGGTACTACACAAATTCTCGATAACGATGATGAAGCTATTATTATCAATAAAGTATTTGAAGCCACTATATCGGTCCTAAATGATTCATTACAGTCTATTGACCCGAAACTCATAGAACAGGCAGTAAATATTCTCTTAAATGCAAATCAGATTGTATGCTATGGTAATGGAGGCTCAGGTGTTGCAGCGATGGATGCTCATCATAAGCTTTTACGAATCGGAATGAACGTTTCATCTTATACCGATTATCATATGCAGCTTATGTCTGCTGCTCAGCTTACGGAAAATGATGCGGTTATAGCAATTTCCCATTCCGGCTCTAATATAAACATAATGAATGCGTTAGATGTGGCTAAGAAAAACGGTACAAAAACCATCGGAATAACTTCATTTTCAAAATCACCTATTAGTAAGAAAGTAGATGTTCCTCTTAATGTCGTTTCCCATGAAACGGAATATCAATTTGAAGCTTTTGCTTCCATGGTTGCCCATCTTACTATAATAAACGTTTTATATATTAATTTAATATTAAAAAGAAAAGAACTTTCCAATATTGCTCTTCAAAAGATGAGGAATGCGATTTCTTATACAAAGATATAA
- the gndA gene encoding NADP-dependent phosphogluconate dehydrogenase, with amino-acid sequence MKDIGLIGLGVMGRNLSLNIGNKGFSVAVFNMTSQKTKDFIENEVGKQDITGYYDIKSFVESLKKPRKILLMVKAGKPVDSVIEKLIPYLDEGDLIMDGGNTYYRDTTRRINELNEKKILYLGIGISGGEEGALNGPSLMPGGSKKAYDLVKDILIKIAAETESGPCCTYIGNDSAGHFVKMIHNGIEYGIMQAMSETYDILGKVLKLSADEIGDIFEKWNEGELNSFLMEISYKIMRHKDEETGKPTVELILDKAGQKGTGKWTVQTSIDMGIPAVSLNAALEGRVLSYFKEERLNLSKKVAKDYPKDLYDKDKIIGDLENSLLFSNLILFSQGLWVMSEGSKVNNFDIDISEVLKIWKGGCIIRSKMLDFMRAVIDEDKENVNLLNNKRVLEFLMTRLDSIKYITNIARNFYIPTLVHNSALDYFFSMIEGNLPANFIQAQRDFFGAHTYNRIDKGGIIFHTKWE; translated from the coding sequence ATGAAAGATATTGGGTTAATTGGATTAGGAGTAATGGGACGAAATCTTTCTTTAAATATTGGAAACAAGGGTTTTAGTGTAGCGGTATTCAATATGACTTCTCAGAAAACAAAGGATTTTATAGAAAATGAAGTAGGGAAACAGGATATTACGGGTTATTACGATATTAAATCTTTTGTTGAATCTTTGAAAAAACCAAGAAAAATCTTGCTAATGGTTAAAGCAGGAAAACCAGTGGACAGTGTGATTGAAAAACTTATTCCTTATCTTGATGAGGGAGATCTTATTATGGATGGAGGAAACACATACTACCGTGATACTACAAGAAGGATTAACGAATTAAATGAAAAGAAAATACTTTATCTTGGAATAGGAATTTCCGGGGGAGAGGAAGGTGCCCTTAATGGACCTTCCTTAATGCCCGGGGGTTCGAAGAAAGCTTACGATTTAGTTAAGGACATACTGATTAAGATTGCGGCAGAAACAGAATCCGGACCATGCTGTACCTATATAGGAAATGATTCGGCAGGACACTTTGTAAAGATGATTCATAACGGTATAGAATACGGAATTATGCAGGCTATGTCCGAAACTTATGATATATTGGGGAAGGTATTAAAGCTTTCAGCCGATGAAATAGGAGATATATTTGAAAAATGGAATGAGGGTGAACTCAATTCATTTCTCATGGAAATATCTTATAAAATCATGAGACATAAAGATGAAGAAACCGGAAAACCTACAGTGGAATTAATTTTAGATAAGGCAGGTCAAAAGGGAACCGGTAAATGGACTGTTCAAACTTCTATAGATATGGGAATACCAGCGGTTTCTTTAAATGCAGCTTTAGAAGGAAGAGTTCTTTCATATTTTAAGGAAGAGAGGCTAAACCTTTCAAAAAAGGTAGCGAAGGATTATCCTAAGGATTTGTACGATAAAGATAAAATCATAGGAGATTTAGAAAATTCATTGCTTTTTTCAAATCTGATATTATTTTCTCAAGGGCTTTGGGTTATGTCTGAAGGGTCTAAAGTTAATAATTTTGATATTGATATTTCTGAAGTATTAAAAATATGGAAGGGTGGCTGTATTATAAGGTCAAAAATGCTTGATTTTATGAGGGCTGTTATTGACGAAGATAAGGAAAATGTAAACCTTTTGAACAATAAGAGAGTTCTGGAATTTCTTATGACAAGATTAGATTCTATAAAATATATAACTAATATTGCAAGGAATTTTTATATACCCACCCTCGTTCATAATTCTGCTTTAGATTATTTTTTCAGCATGATCGAAGGAAATCTTCCTGCAAATTTCATTCAGGCCCAGAGAGACTTCTTTGGAGCCCACACATATAACAGAATTGATAAGGGAGGAATTATTTTTCATACCAAATGGGAATAG
- a CDS encoding PTS system mannose/fructose/sorbose family transporter subunit IID: MDDKENTVKTDVTLADSPEKITDKDLRKSWFRWWYANEIPHSYDRMIAASLLWAITPILRKLYKKKEDLKEAYMRHTQFYNTQAVWGGGTILGITTSLEEARAKALAEGKGEAVSGDVINSTKVGLMGPLAGIGDAIDSGTVQYILIAIALPWAKGGSALGALFPWLMFVAVTYIYGFYFTKLGYKLGRSAATEIIGGKNIRKIIDGLSVLGLFMMGILASSYVKVSSSLKWTISGKEFVLQDIFNSILPGLLPLVTVLGVYWYFNKKGLKITQALLGLSIILGVLAGVGIL; the protein is encoded by the coding sequence ATGGATGATAAAGAGAATACAGTTAAAACAGATGTTACTTTAGCAGACTCTCCTGAAAAAATTACAGATAAGGATTTGCGAAAGAGTTGGTTCAGATGGTGGTATGCAAATGAGATTCCTCATTCTTATGACAGAATGATAGCGGCTTCTTTACTTTGGGCAATAACACCTATTTTGAGAAAATTGTATAAAAAGAAAGAAGATTTAAAGGAAGCCTATATGAGACATACACAATTTTATAATACACAGGCTGTATGGGGTGGAGGCACTATTCTCGGTATAACGACTTCTTTGGAAGAGGCAAGAGCTAAAGCATTGGCTGAAGGAAAAGGAGAAGCAGTGAGCGGAGATGTAATAAATAGTACTAAAGTTGGTCTTATGGGACCTTTGGCCGGTATCGGAGATGCTATTGATTCAGGTACTGTTCAATATATTTTGATAGCTATTGCTTTGCCTTGGGCAAAGGGAGGAAGTGCTTTAGGTGCCTTATTTCCTTGGTTGATGTTTGTAGCTGTGACTTATATATATGGTTTTTATTTTACTAAACTTGGTTATAAATTGGGCCGTTCTGCTGCTACTGAAATTATCGGCGGAAAGAATATAAGAAAGATTATTGATGGGCTGTCTGTATTAGGTCTTTTTATGATGGGAATATTGGCATCTTCTTATGTTAAAGTTAGCAGTTCATTAAAATGGACGATTTCGGGGAAAGAATTTGTTCTTCAAGATATATTTAATTCAATACTTCCGGGACTGTTGCCGTTAGTTACTGTATTAGGAGTATATTGGTATTTTAACAAAAAGGGATTAAAGATCACCCAGGCACTTTTGGGACTATCCATAATTTTAGGCGTACTCGCCGGGGTAGGTATCCTATAA
- the pgsA gene encoding CDP-diacylglycerol--glycerol-3-phosphate 3-phosphatidyltransferase, translated as MNFPNLLTTIRIILVPLFIYIFFSPMKNNILYGTIILFIIGLTDILDGYIARKYNMITKLGTILDPIADKITIFGVIISFIHVDLIPYEVFIILFVKEISLALCGLLMYYSKESQPLSANKFGKIATFSFYVAVFSILFDFPQIVSQGLIGLTVVLNIFAFFSYFTIIYTYYNKDYHAN; from the coding sequence ATGAATTTTCCTAACTTATTAACAACTATAAGAATAATTTTAGTACCTTTGTTTATTTATATATTCTTTTCTCCTATGAAAAATAATATTTTGTACGGAACGATTATTTTGTTTATAATAGGACTTACAGATATTTTAGATGGCTACATTGCCAGAAAGTACAATATGATAACGAAACTGGGAACTATTTTGGATCCTATAGCAGATAAGATTACGATATTTGGAGTAATTATAAGTTTTATTCACGTAGATTTAATTCCTTATGAGGTTTTTATAATATTATTTGTCAAAGAGATATCTCTGGCTTTATGTGGTCTATTAATGTATTATTCGAAGGAGTCTCAACCTCTTTCCGCAAATAAATTTGGCAAGATCGCAACTTTTTCTTTTTATGTGGCTGTATTTTCTATACTATTTGACTTCCCTCAAATAGTTTCTCAAGGACTAATAGGATTAACTGTAGTATTAAATATTTTTGCATTTTTTAGCTATTTTACTATAATTTATACTTATTATAATAAGGATTATCATGCTAATTAA
- a CDS encoding PTS mannose/fructose/sorbose/N-acetylgalactosamine transporter subunit IIC, translating into MEHSITVAQALIIALWVALVESRALGYATLNLRFSPLMTGLVVGLVMGDVPTAMIATASIQLIYMGMIAPGGAMPSEPAVATAIAVPVAILGGLKPTEAIAVAVPVGLLGSYLYQFRFFLNTFITRLTDKYAAQLNDKGLNFSIIILPTIISFALFTPAMFIALYYGTPVIAKFTATLSGGRIFHILDVIGGGLAALGIALILQVIGKKKYLVFFLLAYFVSVMLQPLKINTVTFAIIGTIVAYLYILVTGEKTETN; encoded by the coding sequence ATGGAACATAGTATTACTGTGGCTCAAGCATTAATAATTGCGCTTTGGGTTGCTTTGGTTGAATCACGTGCTCTTGGCTATGCAACCTTAAACCTAAGATTTAGTCCTTTGATGACAGGATTGGTTGTAGGGCTTGTTATGGGAGATGTTCCTACAGCTATGATTGCTACTGCTTCAATACAGTTAATTTATATGGGAATGATCGCTCCGGGAGGAGCTATGCCAAGTGAACCGGCAGTGGCAACTGCAATAGCAGTGCCCGTTGCCATATTGGGAGGCTTAAAACCTACGGAAGCAATAGCTGTAGCAGTGCCTGTAGGACTTTTGGGCAGTTATCTTTACCAATTTAGATTTTTCCTTAACACGTTTATCACAAGATTAACGGATAAATATGCAGCTCAATTAAACGACAAAGGCTTAAACTTTTCAATCATAATTTTACCGACAATTATTAGTTTTGCATTATTTACACCAGCAATGTTTATAGCTTTATATTATGGAACACCAGTAATTGCGAAGTTTACGGCTACTCTCTCCGGAGGAAGAATATTCCATATACTTGATGTAATAGGAGGAGGACTTGCCGCATTAGGTATTGCACTTATATTACAAGTAATAGGAAAGAAAAAATACCTTGTATTCTTTCTTTTAGCATATTTTGTATCCGTTATGTTACAACCTCTTAAAATTAATACAGTAACATTTGCTATTATTGGTACAATAGTAGCATATTTGTATATCTTAGTTACCGGTGAAAAAACCGAAACAAATTAG